Proteins encoded together in one Mugil cephalus isolate CIBA_MC_2020 chromosome 16, CIBA_Mcephalus_1.1, whole genome shotgun sequence window:
- the LOC125022752 gene encoding serine/threonine-protein kinase BRSK1-like isoform X1, whose amino-acid sequence MSKELSLSQSAQYVGPYRLEKTLGKGQTGLVKLGVHCITGQKVAIKIVNREKLSESVLMKVEREIAILKLIEHPHVLKLHDVYENNKYLYLVLEHVSGGELFDYLVKKGRLTPKEARKFFRQIISALDFCHSHSICHRDLKPENLLLDEKNNIRIADFGMASLQVGDSLLETSCGSPHYACPEVIRGEKYDGRRADVWSCGVILFALLVGALPFDHDNLRQLLEKVKSGVFHMPHFIPPDCQSLLKGMIEVNPEKRLTLEAIQKHAWYLGGRNEPCPEQPPPRRVCVRRILSLTELDPDVLDSMHSLGCFRDRGKLTRDLQCEEENQEKMIYYLLLDRKERYPSYEDEDLPPRNDVADPPRKRVDSPMLTRHGRCRPERKSLEVLSVTEQGSPTPPRRALDTAAHSQRSRSVSGASTGLSSSPLSSPRSYQSPVFTFSQSDVTSATASPLTKESKQGGITTPRSARAHDKPKAPPNPKTQTLPTKGPADRPHLQPIKSLPLHNPSSRSPSPSPLLSPIPRFFFPSSSVLKSVTKSFYPNSAHSVPQVTPQGSPLPTPLGTPVHHPHHPSSTPPSSSSSSSSSRAEGGGGVGSLSLTPPSSPGGGSGMAASSSAHWRTRLNSFKNNLLGSPRFHRRKLQVPTSEDMSSLTPESSPELAKKSWFGNFIGLEKEEQIFVVIRDKPLSSVKADIVHAFLSIPSLSHSVLSQTSFRAEYKSSGGPSVFQKPVKFQVDIAFSEGERERDRDRTEREGRRETGIYSVTFTLISGPSRRFRRVVETIQAQLLSSHDQPLVQALSDPFPDEKNGRPHGTPTRQNSRRSEGGGDRCEWGDRADGGGIGGSGGVLQRRGSAKERTRLLSSNGTQSQP is encoded by the exons ATGAGTAAGGAACTGTCTCTGAGTCAGTCAGCTCAATATGTTGGGCCCTATCGACTGGAAAAGACTCTGGGGAAGGGACAGACAG GACTTGTCAAACTGGGGGTCCACTGTATTACGGGTCAGAAGGTAGCGATCAAAATAGTCAACAGAGAGAAGCTGTCTGAGTCGGTCCTGATGAAG GTTGAGAGGGAGATTGCCATTCTGAAACTGATCGAGCATCCGCATGTGTTGAAGCTGCATGATGTTTACGAGAATAACAAATATCT GTACCTGGTGTTGGAGCATGTGTCTGGAGGAGAGTTGTTCGACTACCTGGTGAAGAAGGGCCGGCTAACTCCGAAAGAGGCCAGGAAGTTCTTCAGGCAGATCATCTCTGCTTTGGATTTCTGCCACAGTCATTCCATCTG TCACAGAGACCTGAAGCCGGAAAACTTGCTCCTGGATGAAAAGAACAACATCCGTATTGCAGACTTTGGCATGGCCTCCCTACAGGTGGGGGACAGCCTGTTAGAAACCAGCTGTGG ATCGCCACATTATGCTTGTCCTGAAGTTATAAGG GGAGAGAAATACGACGGGCGGCGAGCAGATGTGTGGAGCTGTGGGGTCATTCTGTTTGCTCTTCTGGTG GGTGCCCTGCCTTTTGACCACGACAACTTACGTCAGCTCCTGGAAAAGGTGAAGAGCGGCGTGTTCCACATGCCACACTTCATCCCCCCGGACTGCCAGTCGCTGCTCAAGGGCATGATCGAGGTCAACCCTGAAAAGAGACTCACG CTAGAGGCCATCCAGAAACACGCCTGGTATCT GGGTGGTCGTAATGAGCCGTGTCCTGAGCAGCCTCCTCCCAGGCGAGTGTGTGTGAGGCGGATCTTGTCCCTGACTGAGCTGGACCCAGATGTGTTGGACAGCATGCACTCGCTGGGCTGTTTCCGAGACAGAGGGAAGCTCACACGTGACTTGCAGTGTGAAGA AGAAAACCAGGAGAAGATGATCTACTACCTACTTCTAGACAGGAAAGAGCGCTACCCCAGCTATGAGGATGAGGACCTGCCTCCGCGCAATGACGTAG CAGACCCTCCGCGAAAGCGCGTTGACTCTCCCATGCTGACGCGCCACGGCCGCTGTCGTCCCGAGAGGAAAAGCCTGGAGGTGCTGAGTGTTACCGAACAGGGGTCCCCTACCCCGCCTCGCAGGGCCCTGGACACAGCTGCACACAGCCAGAG GTCTCGCTCAGTCAGCGGAGCCTCTACTGGCCTCTCCTCCAGCCCTCTCAGCAGTCCCAGG TCCTATCAGAGCCCCGTCTTCactttcagccaatcagatgtcACCTCTGCCACCGCTTCCCCCCTCACAAAGGAGTCCAAGCAGGGAGGCATCACTACTCCTCGCTCCGCACGGGCTCATGACAAGCCCAAAGCTCCCCCCAACCCAAAGACCCAGACCTTACCCACCAAGGGACCTGCTGACCGACCCCATCTGCAGCCCATCAAATCCCTGCCTCTGCACAACCCATCCTCCCGCTCGCCCTCCCCTTCCCCACTGCTGTCACCCATCCCTCGTTTCTTCTTCCCCTCGTCCTCTGTCCTAAAGTCAGTGACTAAGAGCTTCTACCCAAACTCTGCCCACTCTGTGCCGCAGGTCACTCCCCAGGGCTCTCCGTTGCCCACACCCTTGGGCACCCCTGTCCACCACCCTCACCACCCTTCCTCCaccccgccctcctcctcctcgtcctcgtcctcctcgcgggcggagggagggggaggggtgggcTCGCTCTCGCTGACTCCGCCCTCCAGCCCGGGAGGGGGAAGCGGCATGGCGGCCAGCAGCTCGGCCCACTGGAGGACCCGCCTCAATTCGTTCAAGAACAACCTGCTGGGCTCGCCGCGGTTCCACCGCCGCAAATTACAAG TTCCCACTTCAGAAGACATGTCCAGTCTAACACCAGAATCCAGTCCTGA GCTGGCTAAGAAGTCATGGTTTGGGAATTTCATCGGCttggagaaagaggagcagatcTTTGTGGTGATCAGAGACAAACCTCTGAGTTCTGTCAAAGCCGACATTGTCCACGCTTTCCTGTCT ATCCCGTCCCTCAGTCACAGCGTCCTCTCCCAGACCAGCTTCCGGGCCGAGTACAAGTCCTCCGGCGGCCCCTCCGTCTTCCAGAAGCCCGTCAAGTTCCAGGTGGACATTGCCTTTTCCGAGGGCGAGAGGGAGCGGGACAGGGACCGGACCGAGAGGGAGGGCAGGAGGGAGACAGGAATCTACAGCGTGACGTTCACCCTCATATCAG GTCCGAGTCGCAGGTTCCGGCGAGTGGTGGAAACGATTCAAGCTCAGCTTCTCAGCTCTCATGATCAGCCATTGGTGCAAGCCCTATCTG aTCCCTTCCCAGATGAGAAGAACGGCCGGCCCCACGGGACCCCCACCCGCCAAAACTCGAGGCGCTCTGAGGGTGGGGGCGACAGGTGCGAGTGGGGCGACCGAGCAGATGGCGGAGGCATAGGAGGCAGCGGGGGAGTTCTGCAGCGCAGAGGCTCGGCAAAAGAGAGAACCCGACTGCTGTCCTCCAACGGAACCCAGTCCCAACCGTAG
- the LOC125022752 gene encoding serine/threonine-protein kinase BRSK2-like isoform X6 encodes MSKELSLSQSAQYVGPYRLEKTLGKGQTGLVKLGVHCITGQKVAIKIVNREKLSESVLMKVEREIAILKLIEHPHVLKLHDVYENNKYLYLVLEHVSGGELFDYLVKKGRLTPKEARKFFRQIISALDFCHSHSICHRDLKPENLLLDEKNNIRIADFGMASLQVGDSLLETSCGSPHYACPEVIRGEKYDGRRADVWSCGVILFALLVGALPFDHDNLRQLLEKVKSGVFHMPHFIPPDCQSLLKGMIEVNPEKRLTLEAIQKHAWYLGGRNEPCPEQPPPRRVCVRRILSLTELDPDVLDSMHSLGCFRDRGKLTRDLQCEEENQEKMIYYLLLDRKERYPSYEDEDLPPRNDVDPPRKRVDSPMLTRHGRCRPERKSLEVLSVTEQGSPTPPRRALDTAAHSQRSRSVSGASTGLSSSPLSSPRVTPQGSPLPTPLGTPVHHPHHPSSTPPSSSSSSSSSRAEGGGGVGSLSLTPPSSPGGGSGMAASSSAHWRTRLNSFKNNLLGSPRFHRRKLQVPTSEDMSSLTPESSPELAKKSWFGNFIGLEKEEQIFVVIRDKPLSSVKADIVHAFLSIPSLSHSVLSQTSFRAEYKSSGGPSVFQKPVKFQVDIAFSEGERERDRDRTEREGRRETGIYSVTFTLISGPSRRFRRVVETIQAQLLSSHDQPLVQALSDPFPDEKNGRPHGTPTRQNSRRSEGGGDRCEWGDRADGGGIGGSGGVLQRRGSAKERTRLLSSNGTQSQP; translated from the exons ATGAGTAAGGAACTGTCTCTGAGTCAGTCAGCTCAATATGTTGGGCCCTATCGACTGGAAAAGACTCTGGGGAAGGGACAGACAG GACTTGTCAAACTGGGGGTCCACTGTATTACGGGTCAGAAGGTAGCGATCAAAATAGTCAACAGAGAGAAGCTGTCTGAGTCGGTCCTGATGAAG GTTGAGAGGGAGATTGCCATTCTGAAACTGATCGAGCATCCGCATGTGTTGAAGCTGCATGATGTTTACGAGAATAACAAATATCT GTACCTGGTGTTGGAGCATGTGTCTGGAGGAGAGTTGTTCGACTACCTGGTGAAGAAGGGCCGGCTAACTCCGAAAGAGGCCAGGAAGTTCTTCAGGCAGATCATCTCTGCTTTGGATTTCTGCCACAGTCATTCCATCTG TCACAGAGACCTGAAGCCGGAAAACTTGCTCCTGGATGAAAAGAACAACATCCGTATTGCAGACTTTGGCATGGCCTCCCTACAGGTGGGGGACAGCCTGTTAGAAACCAGCTGTGG ATCGCCACATTATGCTTGTCCTGAAGTTATAAGG GGAGAGAAATACGACGGGCGGCGAGCAGATGTGTGGAGCTGTGGGGTCATTCTGTTTGCTCTTCTGGTG GGTGCCCTGCCTTTTGACCACGACAACTTACGTCAGCTCCTGGAAAAGGTGAAGAGCGGCGTGTTCCACATGCCACACTTCATCCCCCCGGACTGCCAGTCGCTGCTCAAGGGCATGATCGAGGTCAACCCTGAAAAGAGACTCACG CTAGAGGCCATCCAGAAACACGCCTGGTATCT GGGTGGTCGTAATGAGCCGTGTCCTGAGCAGCCTCCTCCCAGGCGAGTGTGTGTGAGGCGGATCTTGTCCCTGACTGAGCTGGACCCAGATGTGTTGGACAGCATGCACTCGCTGGGCTGTTTCCGAGACAGAGGGAAGCTCACACGTGACTTGCAGTGTGAAGA AGAAAACCAGGAGAAGATGATCTACTACCTACTTCTAGACAGGAAAGAGCGCTACCCCAGCTATGAGGATGAGGACCTGCCTCCGCGCAATGACGTAG ACCCTCCGCGAAAGCGCGTTGACTCTCCCATGCTGACGCGCCACGGCCGCTGTCGTCCCGAGAGGAAAAGCCTGGAGGTGCTGAGTGTTACCGAACAGGGGTCCCCTACCCCGCCTCGCAGGGCCCTGGACACAGCTGCACACAGCCAGAG GTCTCGCTCAGTCAGCGGAGCCTCTACTGGCCTCTCCTCCAGCCCTCTCAGCAGTCCCAGG GTCACTCCCCAGGGCTCTCCGTTGCCCACACCCTTGGGCACCCCTGTCCACCACCCTCACCACCCTTCCTCCaccccgccctcctcctcctcgtcctcgtcctcctcgcgggcggagggagggggaggggtgggcTCGCTCTCGCTGACTCCGCCCTCCAGCCCGGGAGGGGGAAGCGGCATGGCGGCCAGCAGCTCGGCCCACTGGAGGACCCGCCTCAATTCGTTCAAGAACAACCTGCTGGGCTCGCCGCGGTTCCACCGCCGCAAATTACAAG TTCCCACTTCAGAAGACATGTCCAGTCTAACACCAGAATCCAGTCCTGA GCTGGCTAAGAAGTCATGGTTTGGGAATTTCATCGGCttggagaaagaggagcagatcTTTGTGGTGATCAGAGACAAACCTCTGAGTTCTGTCAAAGCCGACATTGTCCACGCTTTCCTGTCT ATCCCGTCCCTCAGTCACAGCGTCCTCTCCCAGACCAGCTTCCGGGCCGAGTACAAGTCCTCCGGCGGCCCCTCCGTCTTCCAGAAGCCCGTCAAGTTCCAGGTGGACATTGCCTTTTCCGAGGGCGAGAGGGAGCGGGACAGGGACCGGACCGAGAGGGAGGGCAGGAGGGAGACAGGAATCTACAGCGTGACGTTCACCCTCATATCAG GTCCGAGTCGCAGGTTCCGGCGAGTGGTGGAAACGATTCAAGCTCAGCTTCTCAGCTCTCATGATCAGCCATTGGTGCAAGCCCTATCTG aTCCCTTCCCAGATGAGAAGAACGGCCGGCCCCACGGGACCCCCACCCGCCAAAACTCGAGGCGCTCTGAGGGTGGGGGCGACAGGTGCGAGTGGGGCGACCGAGCAGATGGCGGAGGCATAGGAGGCAGCGGGGGAGTTCTGCAGCGCAGAGGCTCGGCAAAAGAGAGAACCCGACTGCTGTCCTCCAACGGAACCCAGTCCCAACCGTAG
- the LOC125022752 gene encoding serine/threonine-protein kinase BRSK2-like isoform X4, whose product MSKELSLSQSAQYVGPYRLEKTLGKGQTGLVKLGVHCITGQKVAIKIVNREKLSESVLMKVEREIAILKLIEHPHVLKLHDVYENNKYLYLVLEHVSGGELFDYLVKKGRLTPKEARKFFRQIISALDFCHSHSICHRDLKPENLLLDEKNNIRIADFGMASLQVGDSLLETSCGSPHYACPEVIRGEKYDGRRADVWSCGVILFALLVGALPFDHDNLRQLLEKVKSGVFHMPHFIPPDCQSLLKGMIEVNPEKRLTLEAIQKHAWYLGGRNEPCPEQPPPRRVCVRRILSLTELDPDVLDSMHSLGCFRDRGKLTRDLQCEEENQEKMIYYLLLDRKERYPSYEDEDLPPRNDVADPPRKRVDSPMLTRHGRCRPERKSLEVLSVTEQGSPTPPRRALDTAAHSQRYGVLFSHMQSTYPLNSPHQELVLPRCLVGYSLLSICLCFRSRSVSGASTGLSSSPLSSPRVTPQGSPLPTPLGTPVHHPHHPSSTPPSSSSSSSSSRAEGGGGVGSLSLTPPSSPGGGSGMAASSSAHWRTRLNSFKNNLLGSPRFHRRKLQVPTSEDMSSLTPESSPELAKKSWFGNFIGLEKEEQIFVVIRDKPLSSVKADIVHAFLSIPSLSHSVLSQTSFRAEYKSSGGPSVFQKPVKFQVDIAFSEGERERDRDRTEREGRRETGIYSVTFTLISGPSRRFRRVVETIQAQLLSSHDQPLVQALSDPFPDEKNGRPHGTPTRQNSRRSEGGGDRCEWGDRADGGGIGGSGGVLQRRGSAKERTRLLSSNGTQSQP is encoded by the exons ATGAGTAAGGAACTGTCTCTGAGTCAGTCAGCTCAATATGTTGGGCCCTATCGACTGGAAAAGACTCTGGGGAAGGGACAGACAG GACTTGTCAAACTGGGGGTCCACTGTATTACGGGTCAGAAGGTAGCGATCAAAATAGTCAACAGAGAGAAGCTGTCTGAGTCGGTCCTGATGAAG GTTGAGAGGGAGATTGCCATTCTGAAACTGATCGAGCATCCGCATGTGTTGAAGCTGCATGATGTTTACGAGAATAACAAATATCT GTACCTGGTGTTGGAGCATGTGTCTGGAGGAGAGTTGTTCGACTACCTGGTGAAGAAGGGCCGGCTAACTCCGAAAGAGGCCAGGAAGTTCTTCAGGCAGATCATCTCTGCTTTGGATTTCTGCCACAGTCATTCCATCTG TCACAGAGACCTGAAGCCGGAAAACTTGCTCCTGGATGAAAAGAACAACATCCGTATTGCAGACTTTGGCATGGCCTCCCTACAGGTGGGGGACAGCCTGTTAGAAACCAGCTGTGG ATCGCCACATTATGCTTGTCCTGAAGTTATAAGG GGAGAGAAATACGACGGGCGGCGAGCAGATGTGTGGAGCTGTGGGGTCATTCTGTTTGCTCTTCTGGTG GGTGCCCTGCCTTTTGACCACGACAACTTACGTCAGCTCCTGGAAAAGGTGAAGAGCGGCGTGTTCCACATGCCACACTTCATCCCCCCGGACTGCCAGTCGCTGCTCAAGGGCATGATCGAGGTCAACCCTGAAAAGAGACTCACG CTAGAGGCCATCCAGAAACACGCCTGGTATCT GGGTGGTCGTAATGAGCCGTGTCCTGAGCAGCCTCCTCCCAGGCGAGTGTGTGTGAGGCGGATCTTGTCCCTGACTGAGCTGGACCCAGATGTGTTGGACAGCATGCACTCGCTGGGCTGTTTCCGAGACAGAGGGAAGCTCACACGTGACTTGCAGTGTGAAGA AGAAAACCAGGAGAAGATGATCTACTACCTACTTCTAGACAGGAAAGAGCGCTACCCCAGCTATGAGGATGAGGACCTGCCTCCGCGCAATGACGTAG CAGACCCTCCGCGAAAGCGCGTTGACTCTCCCATGCTGACGCGCCACGGCCGCTGTCGTCCCGAGAGGAAAAGCCTGGAGGTGCTGAGTGTTACCGAACAGGGGTCCCCTACCCCGCCTCGCAGGGCCCTGGACACAGCTGCACACAGCCAGAGGTACGGTGTGTTATTCTCACACATGCAGAGTACATACCCTCTAAACAGTCCACATCAAGAACTCGTCCTTCCACGGTGTCTTGTTGGTTACAGTCTTTTAAGCATTTGTCTCTGTTTCAGGTCTCGCTCAGTCAGCGGAGCCTCTACTGGCCTCTCCTCCAGCCCTCTCAGCAGTCCCAGG GTCACTCCCCAGGGCTCTCCGTTGCCCACACCCTTGGGCACCCCTGTCCACCACCCTCACCACCCTTCCTCCaccccgccctcctcctcctcgtcctcgtcctcctcgcgggcggagggagggggaggggtgggcTCGCTCTCGCTGACTCCGCCCTCCAGCCCGGGAGGGGGAAGCGGCATGGCGGCCAGCAGCTCGGCCCACTGGAGGACCCGCCTCAATTCGTTCAAGAACAACCTGCTGGGCTCGCCGCGGTTCCACCGCCGCAAATTACAAG TTCCCACTTCAGAAGACATGTCCAGTCTAACACCAGAATCCAGTCCTGA GCTGGCTAAGAAGTCATGGTTTGGGAATTTCATCGGCttggagaaagaggagcagatcTTTGTGGTGATCAGAGACAAACCTCTGAGTTCTGTCAAAGCCGACATTGTCCACGCTTTCCTGTCT ATCCCGTCCCTCAGTCACAGCGTCCTCTCCCAGACCAGCTTCCGGGCCGAGTACAAGTCCTCCGGCGGCCCCTCCGTCTTCCAGAAGCCCGTCAAGTTCCAGGTGGACATTGCCTTTTCCGAGGGCGAGAGGGAGCGGGACAGGGACCGGACCGAGAGGGAGGGCAGGAGGGAGACAGGAATCTACAGCGTGACGTTCACCCTCATATCAG GTCCGAGTCGCAGGTTCCGGCGAGTGGTGGAAACGATTCAAGCTCAGCTTCTCAGCTCTCATGATCAGCCATTGGTGCAAGCCCTATCTG aTCCCTTCCCAGATGAGAAGAACGGCCGGCCCCACGGGACCCCCACCCGCCAAAACTCGAGGCGCTCTGAGGGTGGGGGCGACAGGTGCGAGTGGGGCGACCGAGCAGATGGCGGAGGCATAGGAGGCAGCGGGGGAGTTCTGCAGCGCAGAGGCTCGGCAAAAGAGAGAACCCGACTGCTGTCCTCCAACGGAACCCAGTCCCAACCGTAG
- the LOC125022752 gene encoding serine/threonine-protein kinase BRSK1-like isoform X2: MSKELSLSQSAQYVGPYRLEKTLGKGQTGLVKLGVHCITGQKVAIKIVNREKLSESVLMKVEREIAILKLIEHPHVLKLHDVYENNKYLYLVLEHVSGGELFDYLVKKGRLTPKEARKFFRQIISALDFCHSHSICHRDLKPENLLLDEKNNIRIADFGMASLQVGDSLLETSCGSPHYACPEVIRGEKYDGRRADVWSCGVILFALLVGALPFDHDNLRQLLEKVKSGVFHMPHFIPPDCQSLLKGMIEVNPEKRLTLEAIQKHAWYLGGRNEPCPEQPPPRRVCVRRILSLTELDPDVLDSMHSLGCFRDRGKLTRDLQCEEENQEKMIYYLLLDRKERYPSYEDEDLPPRNDVADPPRKRVDSPMLTRHGRCRPERKSLEVLSVTEQGSPTPPRRALDTAAHSQRSRSVSGASTGLSSSPLSSPRSYQSPVFTFSQSDVTSATASPLTKESKQGGITTPRSARAHDKPKAPPNPKTQTLPTKGPADRPHLQPIKSLPLHNPSSRSPSPSPLLSPIPRFFFPSSSVLKSVTKSFYPNSAHSVPQVTPQGSPLPTPLGTPVHHPHHPSSTPPSSSSSSSSSRAEGGGGVGSLSLTPPSSPGGGSGMAASSSAHWRTRLNSFKNNLLGSPRFHRRKLQVPTSEDMSSLTPESSPELAKKSWFGNFIGLEKEEQIFVVIRDKPLSSVKADIVHAFLSIPSLSHSVLSQTSFRAEYKSSGGPSVFQKPVKFQVDIAFSEGERERDRDRTEREGRRETGIYSVTFTLISGPSRRFRRVVETIQAQLLSSHDQPLVQALSDEKNGRPHGTPTRQNSRRSEGGGDRCEWGDRADGGGIGGSGGVLQRRGSAKERTRLLSSNGTQSQP; this comes from the exons ATGAGTAAGGAACTGTCTCTGAGTCAGTCAGCTCAATATGTTGGGCCCTATCGACTGGAAAAGACTCTGGGGAAGGGACAGACAG GACTTGTCAAACTGGGGGTCCACTGTATTACGGGTCAGAAGGTAGCGATCAAAATAGTCAACAGAGAGAAGCTGTCTGAGTCGGTCCTGATGAAG GTTGAGAGGGAGATTGCCATTCTGAAACTGATCGAGCATCCGCATGTGTTGAAGCTGCATGATGTTTACGAGAATAACAAATATCT GTACCTGGTGTTGGAGCATGTGTCTGGAGGAGAGTTGTTCGACTACCTGGTGAAGAAGGGCCGGCTAACTCCGAAAGAGGCCAGGAAGTTCTTCAGGCAGATCATCTCTGCTTTGGATTTCTGCCACAGTCATTCCATCTG TCACAGAGACCTGAAGCCGGAAAACTTGCTCCTGGATGAAAAGAACAACATCCGTATTGCAGACTTTGGCATGGCCTCCCTACAGGTGGGGGACAGCCTGTTAGAAACCAGCTGTGG ATCGCCACATTATGCTTGTCCTGAAGTTATAAGG GGAGAGAAATACGACGGGCGGCGAGCAGATGTGTGGAGCTGTGGGGTCATTCTGTTTGCTCTTCTGGTG GGTGCCCTGCCTTTTGACCACGACAACTTACGTCAGCTCCTGGAAAAGGTGAAGAGCGGCGTGTTCCACATGCCACACTTCATCCCCCCGGACTGCCAGTCGCTGCTCAAGGGCATGATCGAGGTCAACCCTGAAAAGAGACTCACG CTAGAGGCCATCCAGAAACACGCCTGGTATCT GGGTGGTCGTAATGAGCCGTGTCCTGAGCAGCCTCCTCCCAGGCGAGTGTGTGTGAGGCGGATCTTGTCCCTGACTGAGCTGGACCCAGATGTGTTGGACAGCATGCACTCGCTGGGCTGTTTCCGAGACAGAGGGAAGCTCACACGTGACTTGCAGTGTGAAGA AGAAAACCAGGAGAAGATGATCTACTACCTACTTCTAGACAGGAAAGAGCGCTACCCCAGCTATGAGGATGAGGACCTGCCTCCGCGCAATGACGTAG CAGACCCTCCGCGAAAGCGCGTTGACTCTCCCATGCTGACGCGCCACGGCCGCTGTCGTCCCGAGAGGAAAAGCCTGGAGGTGCTGAGTGTTACCGAACAGGGGTCCCCTACCCCGCCTCGCAGGGCCCTGGACACAGCTGCACACAGCCAGAG GTCTCGCTCAGTCAGCGGAGCCTCTACTGGCCTCTCCTCCAGCCCTCTCAGCAGTCCCAGG TCCTATCAGAGCCCCGTCTTCactttcagccaatcagatgtcACCTCTGCCACCGCTTCCCCCCTCACAAAGGAGTCCAAGCAGGGAGGCATCACTACTCCTCGCTCCGCACGGGCTCATGACAAGCCCAAAGCTCCCCCCAACCCAAAGACCCAGACCTTACCCACCAAGGGACCTGCTGACCGACCCCATCTGCAGCCCATCAAATCCCTGCCTCTGCACAACCCATCCTCCCGCTCGCCCTCCCCTTCCCCACTGCTGTCACCCATCCCTCGTTTCTTCTTCCCCTCGTCCTCTGTCCTAAAGTCAGTGACTAAGAGCTTCTACCCAAACTCTGCCCACTCTGTGCCGCAGGTCACTCCCCAGGGCTCTCCGTTGCCCACACCCTTGGGCACCCCTGTCCACCACCCTCACCACCCTTCCTCCaccccgccctcctcctcctcgtcctcgtcctcctcgcgggcggagggagggggaggggtgggcTCGCTCTCGCTGACTCCGCCCTCCAGCCCGGGAGGGGGAAGCGGCATGGCGGCCAGCAGCTCGGCCCACTGGAGGACCCGCCTCAATTCGTTCAAGAACAACCTGCTGGGCTCGCCGCGGTTCCACCGCCGCAAATTACAAG TTCCCACTTCAGAAGACATGTCCAGTCTAACACCAGAATCCAGTCCTGA GCTGGCTAAGAAGTCATGGTTTGGGAATTTCATCGGCttggagaaagaggagcagatcTTTGTGGTGATCAGAGACAAACCTCTGAGTTCTGTCAAAGCCGACATTGTCCACGCTTTCCTGTCT ATCCCGTCCCTCAGTCACAGCGTCCTCTCCCAGACCAGCTTCCGGGCCGAGTACAAGTCCTCCGGCGGCCCCTCCGTCTTCCAGAAGCCCGTCAAGTTCCAGGTGGACATTGCCTTTTCCGAGGGCGAGAGGGAGCGGGACAGGGACCGGACCGAGAGGGAGGGCAGGAGGGAGACAGGAATCTACAGCGTGACGTTCACCCTCATATCAG GTCCGAGTCGCAGGTTCCGGCGAGTGGTGGAAACGATTCAAGCTCAGCTTCTCAGCTCTCATGATCAGCCATTGGTGCAAGCCCTATCTG ATGAGAAGAACGGCCGGCCCCACGGGACCCCCACCCGCCAAAACTCGAGGCGCTCTGAGGGTGGGGGCGACAGGTGCGAGTGGGGCGACCGAGCAGATGGCGGAGGCATAGGAGGCAGCGGGGGAGTTCTGCAGCGCAGAGGCTCGGCAAAAGAGAGAACCCGACTGCTGTCCTCCAACGGAACCCAGTCCCAACCGTAG